ATTCAGCGAGCCTTTCCGCCGATCCGTGTCCCTCACTCACCAGCACAACTGCCTGACCAGAAGTCGTCCACTTGCGCATGTCTTCAATGGCCCTGGTCACTTCGCCGCGATAGATCTCAATGCCTGAAGCCGCGACGGACAGGCCGGCGTCAAGATCAAGGGACTCATCCATGAACAAGGGGGTGAGTTCACACCAGGGCAATTCGCGACGCAGCGCCTGATCTCGTACTTCATCAAGGGAGAAGAAGTTCGATCCCGAAAGATCAATCGGCGCTTTATTGCCGACTGTGGCGTTATGCCAGGACGCCGCGAGAAATTCATCAGCCGTGCGCACCAGATCGTGAGCGCGGGTGCGCACTCGTTCTGGATCAATGAGCACGACGGAGGTCGAATCGGGCAGGAAGGAGATCAGCGGCTCAACTTTTTCCGTGAGCACTGGAATCAGCGCCTCCATGCCATCCATGGTCACGCCTTCAGCCAGTTGTGCGCAGATGTCGTGGATCGAAGAATTGTCCTGCGCAAGTTTTGCTGCTCGCGCCCGCACCGCATCAGTGAGGAGAAGTTCGCGCACCGGCGGTGCGAACAAGCCATCGGGAGCGTTGTCCAGCGAGCGCTGGTCAGTGACGGTGAAGGACCTGATCTCTTCAACAGCATCCCCCCAGAACTCAACACGAAGTGGATGTTCAGAGTTCGGTGGGAATACATCGAGGATGCCTCCGCGCACCGCGATCTGACCACGCCTCTCCACGAGATCCATGCGCTCATAGCCGAGTTCAACCAGCCGCTGCACTAGTGCGAAAAGGTCGTACTCGTCGCCCACTCGAAGTCGCACTGGCTCGACATCTCCAAGGCCGCCAGCGATCGGCTGCACAACTGCCCGCACTGATGCCACCACAACGTCGATAGAACGCAAGAGCGGATCAGAATCATCTGGATGAGCAAGGCGGCGAAGTATGGCTACTCGACGACCGATGGTGTCCGAAGAAGGCGACATCCGCTCATGAGGGAGGGTCTCCCACGAAGGCAGCACAGCGATCTCCAGGCCTGGCACCAATCCCCGCACCGTTGCCGCAAGATCTTCGGCCTCTTGACCGGTCGCCGTGACCACGAGCAATCGACGTTGTGCACCAACGGGTCTTGGAGCGGCGAGGAGTGCCGCAAGAATCGGTTGGACCGCGCGTGGCGAAGCAATGCGTCCGCCGGCAAAGGCCTGCTCGCGGACGGCACGAAAGGAATCGGCTCGCGCAAGCGTCTGGAGTAATCCGCTCAGGCTCACTCGCGTGCAGCCTCCGCGAGCACATCGCGAACGTAGTCAACGATCACTGGGTGCGACACGAGCAGGTTGGGTACCCAGGGTGGCATGTGATTGAACTCGATCTCATCGCCATTGGTGTGTGAGGGCACGAAGCCGTAGTGCTTGGCGATTCCGTACGGGGCCGCAACATCCCACTCGTAGAAACCGGTGTCGTGCACGTAGATCTCGGCCCGGCCAGAGACCAGCTCGTTCACCTTCGCACCAACTGAGCCAACATCGAGCAGCTCGACTCCGTGCTGGTTCAAGCCGGCGGCCGCAAGCCTTCCCCCAAGGCTGGCCAGAGTCAGACCGAGATTGGCCGGCGGTCGAGTGCGTGAGGCGACGACGCGAACTGGGCGATCGGTCGGGAACACCGGTTCTGTTGGCACGACATCCAGCATTGAACGGCAGATTCCCTGTGCCGGCAGATCAACAGTGCACGCCGAAAGCCGCTTTTCGGCTGGCTCCCACAGCGCAACATGCACCGCAAAATCCTTGCGGCCCTGTCCGTACTCCCAAGTACCGTCAAGTGGATCAACGATCCAGAGTCTGGTGGCATCGAGCCTGTCGGCGTTGTCCGCGCCCTCTTCACTCAGCAAGGCATCCTGCGGGCGATGCTCTCCCAGAGCGGCGGCGAGCAACTCATGGGCGACGCGATCGCCTTGCTTGCGCAGCGAGTCGGCCTGCTCCTTGTCGCTTGGATCAAGGGTGCCAAAGGAGTCACGCAGTTGAAGGAGCACCTGACCCGCTTGCTGCGCGATGAGCGAGGAGAGCTCCGCGTCACTGAGCTTGGTCATCTCGTCCTCCATTGAATTGATTCTGCGCGTGGTCCACGCCTCGCAACACCAGTGTCTCCACCGCATCTGCACAACGGCTCACAATTTCCGGAATCTCCTCGCGCTCGGTTCCCGCGAAAGGCTTGAGCACGAACTCAGCCGGATCCTGCCGACCCGAAGGACGACCGATCCCAAAGCGAACTCGAGCAAACTCACCTGATCCAAGCGAACTGCGCAGACTCTTGAGTCCATTGTGCCCGCCGTCGCCGCCACCCAGTTTCACCCGCACAGTGCCAAACGGCAGATCAAGTTCGTCATGTACAACGACGAGGTGCTCGATATCAATGTCGTAGAAACTCATGAGCGCCTTCACTGGGCCGCCTGATGCATTCATGAACGACCAAGGCTCGACGAGCACTACCCGTTCATCAGATCCGGGACTACCTACTCGAGCTTCAAGAACCGCGGCCATTGCTCGCTTATGTCGACCCAAGATGCCTCGCATTCGAACTGCGAGTTCATCAACGACGAAGACGCCAGCGTTATGCCGGGTGTTCGCATACTCCGGACCAGGATTGCCGAGCCCGACAATCATCCAGGTCATCGACTACTCCGCTGGGGTCGCCTCTTCAGCTACAGGCTCGTCGAACTCGCCAGCGGCAGCAGCGATGCTGATTGCCTCTTCGGCAGCTTGTGCCGCAGCAACAGCGGCGGCGATATCTGCCACGGCCTCGTCATTGCGAGCCTGTGCCTCAGATGCGGTGATGATGATGAGATCAACATGCTCGATGTAGCGCTTCACTGGCTCGCGCTGAATATCGCGGGGCTTGGCGATGATGGTCTTGCCATCAAAATGCAGCGAGAACACCACGTGCGACTTGCGCAGAGCAAGATCAAGATCGTGGTTGGGAAGTGCGATGTGCACGAGCTCTGAACCCTGGCCGTAGAGCACGGCAGGAACCAAGCCTTCACGACGCAGACGGCGCGCAGCACCCTTACCGAAATCTGAACGGGACTGGGCGGTGATGTCTACCTGTAACACGTGAAACTCCTCGATCGGTGGTCAGTGCGCCTCGGCAGAGCGCTATTGGGCGCTGACCTTCGTCGATCACGGTGCTGTTTGGCACCCTCGCCGAGGAGAGGCAAGATCGTATCAGTGCGAGGAGACAGTTTCCGAATCCGGGCTGTCCTCAAACATGCTCGTGACTGAGCCGTCGGTGAACACCTCGGTAATCGCCTGAGACAAGATCGGCGCGATCGAAAGGACCGTGAGCTTAGGGAACATCTTCTCCTCGGCAATCGGCAGGGTGTTGGTCACCACCACCTCTGAGATCGCCGAGTTCTGGAGGCGCTCGCGTGCCGGGTCACTGAGAATCGCGTGAGTGGCGGCCACGATGACTTCCTTGGCTCCGTACTCGAAGAGAGTTTCAGCGGCCTTCACGATCGTGCCACCGGTATCGATCATGTCGTCAACCACGACACAGAGGCGATCGCGAACGTCACCGACCACTTCGAGGACCTTGACCTGGTTGGGCACATCCGGATCGCGGCGCTTGTGGATGATTGCAAGTGGAGCACCCAACACATCGGTCCAGCGCTCGGCCACGCGAACTCGTCCGGCATCTGGCGAGACAACCGTGATGCTTGAGTTGTCCAAGCGCTCACGGACATGTCGAGCCAGCAGCGGCAACGAGAAGAGATGGTCGACGGGTCCATCGAAGAAGCCCTGAATCTGCGAGGTGTGCAGATCAACGGTCATCAAGCGGTCGGCGCCAGCAGTCTTGAACAGATCGGCGATCAGGCGAGCAGAGATGGGCTCGCGGCCACGATGCTTCTTGTCCTGCCGGGCATAGCCGTAGAACGGCATGATGACCGTGATGCGCTTTGCCGACGCTCGCTTCAATGCGTCGACCATGATCAGTTGTTCCATGATCCACTTGTTGATCGGCTCAGTGTGGCTCTGCATGATGAAGGCGTCGCAGCCGCGCACTGACTCCTGGAAGCGCACGAAGATCTCACCGTTGGCGAAGTCATAGGCCAAGGTGCGCCCCAATGGGATGCCGAGATTCTTGGCTACCTCCTCGGCCAACTCAGGGTGTGAACGTCCTGCGAGTAGCACCATGCGCTTTTGGTTGGGAACCACTTGCAGGGTCACGCTTCCTCCTGATTTCTTTGCGCAGCCTCAGCTGCCTTGGCCGCGGGAGAACCTGGGCGGCGGCGAAGGACCCAGTCCAGAACATTGCGTTGCTGCCCACGAGCAATGGCAATTGCTCCTGGTGGCACATCCTCGGTGATGACTGAGCCAGCGGCCGTGTACGCGCCGTCGCCCACACTCACGGGAGCAACGAGCATGGTGTCGCTTCCGATGCGAACGTGATCACCAATGACAGTGCGGTGCTTTGCAACGCCGTCGTAATTGACGAACACGGTGGAGGCGCCGATGTTGGAACCAACACCGATATCTCCATCGCCGACATAACTGAGGTGCGGCACCTTTGAGTCATCGCCGACATTGGTGTTCTTGATCTCGACAAAGGCGCCAGCCTTGGTGTGATTGCCCATCACGGTCCCAGGACGCAAATAGGTGTACGGACCGACAGCCGAATCTGCGCCGATGACGGCCAGTTGCGCCCAGGTGTGGATGACGTAGGTGTTCTCGCCAATCTCGCAAGAGGCGAGAGTGGTGCCGGGCCCAATGCGAGCCCCACGTGCAACCGAGGTCGGTCCGGTCATGGTGGTGTTCGGCAGAATCGTGACATCGGGCTCCAACTCGACATCGACGTCAAGCCAGGTTGTCGCACTGTCCAGGATCGCAACGCCGGCACGCATCCACTGCTCGTTGATGCGATCGCGCATGACTGCCGCAGCCTGAGCCAACTGATAGCGGTCGTTCACGCCCAGGATCTCACTTGGCGTCGCACAGAGGGACGCTGCGACAAACGCATCTTCATCGCGCAGCAAGCCGATGACGTCCGTCAGGTACTCCTCGCCTTGCGTATTGTTGGTAGTGACCTTGGCAAGCAAGCGAACGAGATCAGCCGTTGCGAAGCAATACATGCCGGAATTGACTTCATCGACTTCGAGATCAGTTTCTGAGGCATCGTTGTGCTCAACGATGCGCAGAACCGTCTGTGCCTCATCGCGAATCACTCGGCCATAGCCCGCAGGGTCAGTGAGACGAGCGGTAAGCACCGTGGCGTGGGCGGCCGACTCCAGATGCGTGACCATCAGCGTCTGAAGAGTCAATCCCGTGAGCAATGGCGTATCGCCAGTGAGTACGACCACTGGTGCATCGCCAAGACTGATGCCGCGCTGTTCGAGTTCACCCAAGGCAATGCGAACAGCATGGCCGGTGCCTTGTTGAGTTTCCTGCACCACTGTCAAGGCCCACGGTGCGATTTCTTCTACGTGCGCGACCACAGCCTCACGGCCATTACCA
Above is a genomic segment from Actinomycetota bacterium containing:
- the pth gene encoding aminoacyl-tRNA hydrolase: MTWMIVGLGNPGPEYANTRHNAGVFVVDELAVRMRGILGRHKRAMAAVLEARVGSPGSDERVVLVEPWSFMNASGGPVKALMSFYDIDIEHLVVVHDELDLPFGTVRVKLGGGDGGHNGLKSLRSSLGSGEFARVRFGIGRPSGRQDPAEFVLKPFAGTEREEIPEIVSRCADAVETLVLRGVDHAQNQFNGGRDDQAQ
- the glmU gene encoding bifunctional UDP-N-acetylglucosamine diphosphorylase/glucosamine-1-phosphate N-acetyltransferase GlmU, translated to MTRPAAVVILAAGEGKRMRSATPKVLHQVAGRSLLGHVLEAAAALDPEHVVVVVGNGREAVVAHVEEIAPWALTVVQETQQGTGHAVRIALGELEQRGISLGDAPVVVLTGDTPLLTGLTLQTLMVTHLESAAHATVLTARLTDPAGYGRVIRDEAQTVLRIVEHNDASETDLEVDEVNSGMYCFATADLVRLLAKVTTNNTQGEEYLTDVIGLLRDEDAFVAASLCATPSEILGVNDRYQLAQAAAVMRDRINEQWMRAGVAILDSATTWLDVDVELEPDVTILPNTTMTGPTSVARGARIGPGTTLASCEIGENTYVIHTWAQLAVIGADSAVGPYTYLRPGTVMGNHTKAGAFVEIKNTNVGDDSKVPHLSYVGDGDIGVGSNIGASTVFVNYDGVAKHRTVIGDHVRIGSDTMLVAPVSVGDGAYTAAGSVITEDVPPGAIAIARGQQRNVLDWVLRRRPGSPAAKAAEAAQRNQEEA
- a CDS encoding inositol monophosphatase family protein is translated as MTKLSDAELSSLIAQQAGQVLLQLRDSFGTLDPSDKEQADSLRKQGDRVAHELLAAALGEHRPQDALLSEEGADNADRLDATRLWIVDPLDGTWEYGQGRKDFAVHVALWEPAEKRLSACTVDLPAQGICRSMLDVVPTEPVFPTDRPVRVVASRTRPPANLGLTLASLGGRLAAAGLNQHGVELLDVGSVGAKVNELVSGRAEIYVHDTGFYEWDVAAPYGIAKHYGFVPSHTNGDEIEFNHMPPWVPNLLVSHPVIVDYVRDVLAEAARE
- a CDS encoding ribose-phosphate diphosphokinase yields the protein MTLQVVPNQKRMVLLAGRSHPELAEEVAKNLGIPLGRTLAYDFANGEIFVRFQESVRGCDAFIMQSHTEPINKWIMEQLIMVDALKRASAKRITVIMPFYGYARQDKKHRGREPISARLIADLFKTAGADRLMTVDLHTSQIQGFFDGPVDHLFSLPLLARHVRERLDNSSITVVSPDAGRVRVAERWTDVLGAPLAIIHKRRDPDVPNQVKVLEVVGDVRDRLCVVVDDMIDTGGTIVKAAETLFEYGAKEVIVAATHAILSDPARERLQNSAISEVVVTNTLPIAEEKMFPKLTVLSIAPILSQAITEVFTDGSVTSMFEDSPDSETVSSH
- a CDS encoding 50S ribosomal protein L25, producing MLQVDITAQSRSDFGKGAARRLRREGLVPAVLYGQGSELVHIALPNHDLDLALRKSHVVFSLHFDGKTIIAKPRDIQREPVKRYIEHVDLIIITASEAQARNDEAVADIAAAVAAAQAAEEAISIAAAAGEFDEPVAEEATPAE